The Kineococcus radiotolerans SRS30216 = ATCC BAA-149 genomic interval TACGTCGCGGGCGGGCTGGTGGCGGCGGCGGTCGTCCTGGGCACCGGCCCCGGGTCCGGACCGGCCCGGGCCGGGCTCGCCGCCCTGGCCGCCGCGGCCCTGCTCACCGGGGTCGCGCTGCTGCGGTGGGGCCGGCACCTGCCCCGCCGCGCCTTCCACGGGGTGGTCCTGCTCGGGACGCTGCTCGTCACCGCCGCCGTGCCGCTGTGCCCGACGCCGGCGAGCGCGCTCGCGGTCACCACGGTGTACGCCTTCGTGGGCATCGACGTCGTGTTCTTCTTCGGCTGGGCCCAGGGGGCGGGGCACCTGGTCGTGCTCCTCGCCGCGGCCGCCTGGGCCCTGCGCGACCGCGAGGGGGTCACCCCCGGCGTGCTGCTCGCGCTCGCCCTGGTGTGCCTGGTCATCGCCGCGGTCGTGGGGCTGCTCGCGCGGGCCGCCTCGGGCGCCGACCACGACGGCCTCACCGGGCTGCTGAACCGCCGCGGGTTCGACCAGGCCCTCGACCGGGCCGTCGCCGCCGCGGGCCCGGACGGGTCGCTGGCCGCCGCCCTGGTGGACGTGGACCACTTCAAGGCCGTCAACGACGGCGACGGGCAGGGGGCCGGGGACCGGCTGCTGCGGGAGCTGGCCGCGCAGCTGACCACCGCCCTGCCCCGCGACGCCGTCCTCGCCCGCTACGGCGGCGACGAGTTCGCCGTCCTGCTGCCCGGCCGCTGCGGGCGCGAGGCGCTGGACCTCGTGGAGGGGCTGCGCGCCGGCACCCGCACGGTCGCGTTCTCGGCCGGGGTGGCGCACCTGTTCCCCGGCGAGTCCGGGGCGGACCTGGTGCGCCGGGCCGACGCGGCGCTGCACGCGGCGAAGGTCAGCGGGCGCGGGCGGTCCCGCCTCGACGACGTCGGCAGCGCGGAACTGGCCCGCGACCTGTCCGAGGCCCTCGCCGCCGGGGACGTGCGGGCCTGGTTCCAGCCCATCGTCGTCCCCTCCACCGGTGAGCTCGTCGGGGTGGAGGCGCTGGCCCGCTGGACGCACCCGCTCCGCGGGCCGGTCCCCCCCGCGGAGTTCGTGCCCGTGGCCGAGACGACGGGGCTGATCGTCGAGATGGGGGCCGCGATCCTCGCCGACGCCTGCCGCGGCGCCCGCACGCTGCGCGAGGCGTGGGGGCGCGACCTCCTGCTCACCGTCAACGTCTCCGGGCGCGAGCTCGTCCGCGACGGGTTCGCCGAGCACGTCCACGACGTCCTGCGCGCGACGGGCTGGCCGGCGGACCTGCTGGTCGTGGAGGTCACCGAGAGCCTCCTCGACGGGTCCACCGGCACCGCGCTGCGGGCCCTGGAGGACCTGCGCGCCTTCGGCGTCTCGGTGGCCATCGACGACTTCGGCA includes:
- a CDS encoding putative bifunctional diguanylate cyclase/phosphodiesterase encodes the protein MTATTAPLLATPRVMAGTAGAFYVAGGLVAAAVVLGTGPGSGPARAGLAALAAAALLTGVALLRWGRHLPRRAFHGVVLLGTLLVTAAVPLCPTPASALAVTTVYAFVGIDVVFFFGWAQGAGHLVVLLAAAAWALRDREGVTPGVLLALALVCLVIAAVVGLLARAASGADHDGLTGLLNRRGFDQALDRAVAAAGPDGSLAAALVDVDHFKAVNDGDGQGAGDRLLRELAAQLTTALPRDAVLARYGGDEFAVLLPGRCGREALDLVEGLRAGTRTVAFSAGVAHLFPGESGADLVRRADAALHAAKVSGRGRSRLDDVGSAELARDLSEALAAGDVRAWFQPIVVPSTGELVGVEALARWTHPLRGPVPPAEFVPVAETTGLIVEMGAAILADACRGARTLREAWGRDLLLTVNVSGRELVRDGFAEHVHDVLRATGWPADLLVVEVTESLLDGSTGTALRALEDLRAFGVSVAIDDFGTGYSAFSRLDTLPADYLKLDSGFIAEITTSPRRAGVLQALLSLSHALGLEVVAEGVETPEQADLLTGLGCPLAQGWLFGRAVPPGELAAAGPAGAGPAGDRLAAPRPSLAER